In a genomic window of bacterium:
- a CDS encoding acyl-CoA thioesterase encodes MGVMYYANYLRLFEAGRGEYMRKRGLTYKEVEGRGLFLPVTHAQCKYRKSARYDDLLTLRTKILSARGARVVFNFEIHNEKGELLAEGRTEHAFVDGEGRIQRLGKELVEALAPEED; translated from the coding sequence ATGGGGGTCATGTACTACGCCAACTACCTTCGCCTCTTCGAGGCGGGCAGGGGCGAGTACATGAGGAAAAGAGGGCTGACCTACAAGGAGGTTGAGGGCAGGGGGCTCTTCCTCCCCGTCACCCACGCCCAGTGCAAGTACCGCAAGTCCGCCCGCTACGACGACCTTCTCACCCTAAGGACGAAAATACTCTCCGCCAGGGGGGCTCGCGTCGTCTTCAATTTTGAAATCCATAACGAAAAAGGCGAGCTTCTCGCCGAGGGCAGGACCGAGCACGCCTTTGTCGACGGCGAGGGAAGGATACAGAGGCTGGGAAAAGAGCTTGTCGAAGCCCTGGCCCCGGAAGAGGATTGA